The Bryobacteraceae bacterium genome includes a window with the following:
- a CDS encoding biopolymer transporter Tol, whose amino-acid sequence METHPLYRFGPYRLDAAAKVLFRGDQPIHMTRKAVETLQVLAARSPEVATKEEIMAAVWPDRVVDEANLAQNIAVIRKILGASPGDPAYIETFAGRGYRLVGPVTVEKPEPPGQPASGEDASLPQSAPAQPGQARPRWPAAAGLLMLTVLVLLLIALMRRQVPDTAPVVTPVTRLAGKEFQPAVSPDGSSVAFVWQENEQSLPAIWVQRFGEGTPRQLSTPGYSWSSPAWSPDGKQIACLRFGASSGDIVILPAEGGEPRAVAPVLPTRFGLTYFHLDWSPDGTMLAVDDTPSLSQPLSIFVVRLDTGEKRRLTQPEEMIIGDVAPRFSPDGKTIAFIRAFHRSYQEVFTVPVTGGTPRQWTSDSRMVTAMDWLADGLLAGSSRGGSYRIWRLAQGKEPSPTGVYGEFPIQFTYSRRAARLVYSLVQSDPNVWRLNFGPPVSWKRIVASSGQDASPQYAPDGRRIAFRSDRSGEEEIWVCDAEGGNPVQVTSRHGRPSVPRWSPDGRRIVFNDAATTDMYLAEESGSRWTVRPFGARGVHPVFSPDGRWIYAAAAGSILRYPASGGAPEVVTPVRGLSLDVSPDGRHVYFVREPADTTLSRVDVSTGEVERVLAGLVPYCTSCWALDEHGIYYLGVRPKAPVQQSLFYMDWKSRSTRLVADYPEPILPIGIGPFSLSPDRRSMLVVRLDPSNADVMRADGFR is encoded by the coding sequence TTGGAAACTCATCCGCTCTATCGGTTCGGGCCATACCGGCTGGATGCCGCCGCAAAAGTTCTGTTCCGGGGCGACCAGCCAATCCACATGACGCGGAAAGCGGTCGAGACCCTGCAGGTGCTCGCTGCGCGGTCGCCGGAAGTGGCCACGAAAGAAGAGATCATGGCGGCGGTCTGGCCGGACCGGGTGGTCGATGAAGCCAACCTCGCCCAGAACATCGCTGTCATCCGTAAAATTCTTGGCGCCTCTCCGGGCGATCCGGCATACATCGAGACTTTCGCCGGGAGAGGATACCGTCTCGTGGGTCCCGTCACCGTGGAGAAGCCTGAGCCGCCGGGGCAGCCGGCGTCCGGCGAAGACGCGTCTCTTCCGCAGAGCGCGCCCGCGCAGCCGGGGCAGGCCAGGCCGCGGTGGCCGGCTGCGGCTGGACTCCTGATGTTGACAGTCCTTGTCCTCCTCCTGATCGCCCTGATGAGGCGTCAGGTGCCGGACACGGCCCCCGTGGTGACTCCCGTGACGCGTCTGGCGGGCAAGGAGTTTCAGCCCGCCGTTTCACCGGATGGATCCTCGGTGGCGTTCGTCTGGCAGGAGAACGAGCAGTCGCTCCCGGCCATCTGGGTGCAGCGCTTTGGAGAGGGCACTCCCCGCCAGCTCTCGACGCCGGGATACTCGTGGTCGAGCCCAGCCTGGTCGCCGGATGGGAAACAGATCGCCTGCCTGCGATTCGGCGCCTCGTCGGGAGACATCGTCATTCTTCCTGCCGAGGGCGGGGAGCCACGCGCCGTGGCGCCGGTTCTCCCCACGCGGTTCGGGCTGACCTATTTCCACCTTGATTGGTCTCCGGATGGAACCATGCTGGCTGTGGATGACACGCCGTCGTTGAGCCAGCCGCTCTCCATCTTTGTTGTTCGCCTCGACACGGGCGAGAAACGGCGGCTGACGCAGCCGGAGGAGATGATCATCGGCGATGTCGCCCCGCGATTTTCTCCCGACGGGAAGACCATCGCCTTCATCCGGGCATTTCACCGCAGCTACCAGGAAGTCTTTACTGTTCCAGTAACGGGCGGAACGCCGCGGCAATGGACCTCGGACTCGCGCATGGTGACTGCCATGGACTGGCTGGCCGACGGCCTTCTGGCTGGCTCTTCGCGCGGCGGTTCCTACCGGATCTGGCGCCTGGCTCAGGGAAAAGAACCGTCTCCAACGGGAGTTTACGGAGAGTTTCCCATCCAGTTCACTTACTCAAGGAGGGCGGCGCGGCTCGTCTATTCGCTGGTCCAGAGCGACCCGAATGTCTGGCGGCTGAACTTCGGCCCGCCTGTGTCGTGGAAACGGATCGTGGCCTCCTCTGGACAGGACGCCTCTCCGCAATATGCACCTGATGGCAGGAGGATCGCTTTCCGCTCGGACCGGTCGGGAGAAGAGGAGATCTGGGTTTGCGATGCCGAAGGAGGCAACCCGGTTCAGGTGACGTCACGCCACGGACGGCCATCCGTGCCCCGGTGGTCGCCGGACGGAAGGCGGATCGTCTTCAACGATGCCGCGACGACAGACATGTATCTGGCGGAAGAGTCCGGCAGCCGGTGGACCGTGCGGCCGTTCGGGGCGCGCGGCGTCCATCCGGTGTTTTCACCCGATGGACGGTGGATCTATGCCGCTGCAGCCGGATCCATCCTGCGTTACCCGGCTTCGGGCGGCGCCCCCGAAGTCGTGACTCCTGTCCGCGGACTGTCGCTCGACGTATCGCCTGATGGCCGCCATGTTTACTTTGTCCGCGAACCCGCCGACACGACGCTTTCGCGAGTCGATGTTTCGACCGGCGAAGTCGAGCGGGTGCTGGCGGGGCTTGTGCCCTATTGCACCTCCTGCTGGGCGCTGGACGAACACGGCATTTACTACCTCGGCGTCCGCCCGAAAGCGCCCGTGCAGCAGTCCCTGTTTTACATGGATTGGAAAAGCAGGTCGACGCGCCTGGTCGCTGATTATCCCGAGCCGATTCTGCCCATCGGCATCGGCCCGTTTTCTCTCTCGCCAGACCGTCGGTCGATGCTTGTGGTGCGCCTCGATCCATCCAACGCCGACGTGATGCGCGCCGACGGGTTCAGGTGA
- a CDS encoding integrase, translated as MSRARSISTGRCYGRARVLKAWGLPRSTFYQRRRLHASPRPPARRGPKTHYTDEQLAGEIRRTIHESPFHGEGHRKVWARLRLAGVRTSLRRVLRLMRQHQLLAPQRQPQPVEPKRHEGTILAGRPNQMWGIDATAGFTLRDGQVPIFAMIDHCSACCLGIHVARRGTRFEALEPVRQAVREQFGGFAEGIAFGVKLRHDHGSQFMSDDFQREIRFLGLESSPAFVREPEGNGCIERFFRTLKEQLLWVRHFETLEELAEALEEFRQRYNEQWLVERLHFQSPRQAHQALLALEAAA; from the coding sequence ATGAGCCGTGCCCGGTCGATCTCCACGGGACGCTGCTACGGGCGGGCTCGGGTGCTCAAGGCCTGGGGCCTGCCGCGGTCGACCTTCTACCAGCGGCGCCGCCTGCATGCCTCGCCTCGCCCGCCCGCCAGGCGCGGCCCGAAGACGCACTACACCGATGAGCAGCTCGCCGGGGAGATCCGGCGCACGATTCACGAGTCGCCTTTCCACGGCGAAGGCCACCGCAAGGTGTGGGCGCGGCTGCGGCTGGCCGGCGTGCGGACGTCGTTGCGGCGCGTGCTGCGGCTGATGCGCCAACACCAGCTGCTGGCGCCGCAGCGGCAGCCGCAGCCGGTGGAGCCGAAGCGCCACGAGGGAACGATCCTCGCCGGGCGGCCCAACCAGATGTGGGGCATCGACGCCACGGCGGGCTTCACTCTCCGGGACGGACAGGTGCCGATCTTCGCCATGATCGATCACTGCTCGGCCTGCTGCCTGGGCATTCACGTCGCCAGGCGCGGCACGCGGTTCGAGGCGCTCGAGCCGGTGCGCCAGGCCGTGCGCGAACAGTTTGGCGGCTTTGCCGAAGGCATTGCCTTCGGCGTGAAGCTGCGTCATGACCACGGCTCCCAGTTCATGAGCGACGACTTTCAGCGCGAGATCCGCTTTCTCGGCCTGGAGTCTTCACCGGCCTTCGTCCGCGAGCCGGAAGGCAACGGCTGCATCGAACGCTTCTTCCGCACCCTCAAGGAGCAGCTACTCTGGGTGCGGCACTTCGAAACCCTGGAAGAACTGGCCGAAGCGCTCGAAGAATTCCGCCAGCGCTACAACGAACAGTGGCTGGTCGAACGCCTCCACTTCCAATCCCCGCGGCAGGCTCACCAGGCCCTGCTTGCCCTCGAGGCTGCCGCATGA
- a CDS encoding DNA-binding response regulator → MNKAEPIRIVVVEDQYFFRLALRTTIDSRQDMRIVAETAKGGEALPLCRSFRPDVLVVDLRLPDVSGFEVVSQVHRELPSIGILVLSNYEGSEDVRRALASGAKAYLTKDASAEMLIEAIFRVRAGHRYVTPAIGALLAAGISAAELTAREHEVLRLIARGLSNRDIAERLAISENTVRIHVSRILDKLGASDRTQAVVLAMERGLLHE, encoded by the coding sequence ATGAACAAAGCCGAGCCGATCCGCATCGTGGTAGTCGAAGATCAGTATTTCTTTCGACTGGCGCTGCGCACGACAATCGACAGCCGTCAGGATATGCGCATCGTTGCCGAGACCGCAAAAGGGGGAGAGGCTCTCCCCCTGTGCCGGAGCTTCAGGCCGGACGTTCTTGTTGTCGACCTGAGGCTGCCCGATGTGTCCGGTTTCGAGGTGGTCAGCCAGGTTCACCGCGAGTTGCCCTCAATCGGCATCCTCGTGCTGAGCAACTATGAGGGCAGCGAAGACGTCCGGCGGGCGCTTGCCTCCGGCGCCAAGGCATACCTGACCAAGGACGCCAGTGCGGAGATGCTGATCGAGGCCATTTTCAGGGTGCGCGCTGGGCACCGCTATGTCACGCCTGCGATCGGAGCTCTGCTGGCCGCAGGCATCTCTGCAGCCGAGCTAACCGCTCGCGAGCATGAAGTGCTCCGGCTCATCGCCCGCGGTCTGAGCAACAGGGACATCGCAGAGCGGCTTGCCATCTCCGAGAACACAGTTCGAATCCACGTCAGCAGAATCCTCGACAAGCTCGGCGCCAGCGACCGCACGCAGGCCGTCGTGCTCGCCATGGAAAGAGGACTCCTGCACGAATAG